GAGGTACAGATCGAGCAACAGATCCGCGAGCTGGAGCAGTCAGGGGCGAAGATCACCCTGGCCGGCCTGGATGTCACGGACGAGGCCGCGGTCAACCAGCTCGTCGAGCGTGTGCACCGGGAGCCGGGCGGCCTCACGGGGATCGTCCACGCGGCCGGTGTGCTCGATGACGCGGTGCTGTCGCAGCTGAGCTGGGACCGCTTCCGGTCGGTAGTGGACCCGAAGGTCGCCGGTGGTTGGCACCTGCACCGCGCCACTCTGGATCTCGACCTTGAGCACTTCATCCTCTTCTCCTCCACGGCTGCTCTGCTCGGTGCGCCTGGGCAGGCCCATTACGCGGCTGCCAACGCTTTCCTCGACGGACTCGCCCACTACCGGCGCGGGTTGGGACTCCCCGCCCTCAGTGTCGGCTGGGGGCCGTGGCAGGCGGGTATGGCGGCGCAACTGAGTGAGCGCCTGCAGACCCGGCTCGTGGAAGGCGGGTTCACCCCGCTGGAAGCCGATCCGGCGTTCGCCGCACTCGACCGGCTCCTGGCCGGCCCCGGTGGTCACTACGGTGTCTTCTCCGTGGACTGGTCCCGCTACCTGAACCGGTTTCCCACCGGGCGAGCAGTCGTCATGGGCGAGGGAATGCCTGCCGGGGACGGGGCAGAGGCGGGCAGGCGGCTGCGGCGGGACTGGCTCGGCGCCACACCGGAACGACGCCGAGAGCTGGTGCTCGCATACCTACGCTCCACGCTGGCTGCGCGACTCGGCATGTCCGAGGCCGCCGTCGACGAGGACCTCCTGCTCCACCAAGCCGGGCTCGATTCGCTGGTGGCGGTCGAAGTACGCGGCCAGATCTTCCGCGACCTGGACGTCGACCTGCCGCTCACAGGTCTCCTCCAAGGCAAGGCCCTGCGCCTGCTCGTCGATGAGCTGGCGGAACGCCTGACGCTCGACGCCCCGGTCCAAGCTGCCGTGCCCACTGCCGTGCCGACCGTCGTGGAGCCCTTCTCACCAGAGGAGGCGGAACGCCTCCTGGCCAACCTCGACTCGCTGACTGAGGACCAGATCCAGGCACTGCTGCCCTGGCTGGCCGATCAGGACGGACCCTCATGACCGACGACATCCAGAACTGGGGCATACGGAAGAGGCTGGAGGCAACACTCCGGTCGCGCGCCAGTCAGGCGCGGACCGAATATCCTCTCTCGTACGCCCAGCGCCCGCTTGTGCTGCTGCATCGGATGAATCCGGACAGCGCGTCCTACAACGTCGGGTTCACCGCCCGGTTCACCGGCGGATTCGACTCCGCCACGTTCGGCAGCGCGGTCGCGTCCCTGGTCGGGCGGCACGCGGCCCTGCGCACCACCTTCAGCGGCACCGACCTCCAGACAGTGCACGGTTGGCTCGAACCCGATGTCGCCGAACTGGACGCCCGCCAGTGGAACCAGCGGCAGATCGAGGACGCGATACGCCGTGCCTATCTCGCTCCGTTCGACCTGTCGGCCGGACCACTGGTCCGGGTGCGGACGTATGCGGTGGCACCAGGAGAGGCCGTGGTGCTGCTGGCTGTGCACCATGTGGTGTGCGACTTCTGGTCACTCGGCGTCATGGTGGCGGAACTCGAGCAGCTCTACCTGGCGGAGGCGGAACGGAGGCCCTCCCAACTGCCCGGAGGCAATGTCCCCTACAGCGATTTCGTCGCCTCTCAGCAGGAGCTGATCCAAGGGGAGAAGGGCAGCAGAGCGCGTGCCTATTGGCATGCTCAGCTCGCCGGCCGGCTCGAGCCGGCCGAATGGCCCCCCTGCGCACTCGGCCCGGATACCGACGGGGGCGGATCGATCGTGTTCCCCATCGCGCCAGAGCTCGTCGACGGGGTGCGCGCGCTGGCCAAGGAGGAAGAGGCCACACCTTACGGCGTCTTGCTGACCGTCTTTCAGGTCCTCATCGGCCGCTACACCGGGCGGCACGACGTCCTGGTGGGGTCTCCCTTCGCCGGCCGGACCAGTCCGGCGATGGCCGAGTGCGTCGGCAACTTCGTCAACCCCGTCGTGCTGCGCGCCGATCTGAGCGACGCGGTGGCGTTCCGGGAGCAGCTGGACCGTACTCGCCGTACCGTCATCGACGCGCTCGAGCACCAGGACTACCCGTTCGAGTTGCTTGTCGGCGAGCTGGCGCCGCGTCGGGTGGACGACCGTAACCCGATCTTCCAGACGATGTTCAGCTACCAGAAACCCAGCCGGTACCCGGCGCTGGCCGGTCTCTACGTGGCTGACGACGGCGCGGCCCCCGTCGGCTGGGCGGGGCTGACCGCGGTGCCGTTCCGGCTGGACCAGCAGGACGACCAGCTCGAGCTCGTACTCGAGGTCGTGCACGACGGCGACCGGCTCGTCGGGCTGCTCAAGTACCGCAAGTCCGTCTTCTCGGCTCAGGCGGCTCGTCAGGTAGCCGAGAACTATCTGGCACTGCTGCGAGCCGCGCTGGCAGACCCTGGCCGCAGTGTGGCGGAACTCCCGATGGCGTCCGACGTCACCCCCGGCACCAGCCGGCGCACGGCCACGGTCCGTGAGTCCGCCGGCGCGGCCCCTGGGAGCGGCACCGCGCTGCGGGGTATCGAGCAGCGGATCACGGCCATCTGGCGGCAGGTGCTCGGGCGCGAGCGGATCGGGCGGGACGACAACTTCTTCGACCTCGGTGGCAACTCCATGCTGCTGGTGCAGGTGCACGAGATGCTCGCCGACGAAACCGCGGGCACTCCGCTGAAGATCAACGAATTGTTCCGCTACCCGACCGTGGCCAGTCTGGCCCGACGCCTCGGCCGGACCGCCGCTGGGGCCGGTCCGGCCCCTGACCGAGGCCGGGCGTCGAGCAGGCGGGCACAGCTGGCGGGCGGAACGGCCCGCAGCGCACGCCTGCGCGCACGAGAACGTCGCCAGCTGGACACCGACAGGGGCAACGATGACTGACGGGAGCGTGGGCGGTCCGGCGGTTCGGCCGAATGACGTGGCCGTGATCGGCATGTGCGGCCGGTTCCCCGGCGCCGGGAGTGTGGCTCAGTTCTGGAACCGGCTGCGTGCCGGAGACGACATGCTGACCACGTTCACGGACGCCGAACTCGCGGCCGCCGGGGTGCCGGAGCAGGTGTTGCGCGACCCCGGCTACGTCAAGCGAGCCGCATCCCTGCCGGACGCGTACGACTTCGACCACGAGTTCTTCGGCTTCACCAAGCGCGAGGCGAAGCTGCTCGATCCGCAGCAACGCATACTGCTCGAGGTCGCGTGGGAGCTGCTCGAGACCATCGGCTACTCCGGGGGAACGGACGCCCAGGGCATCGGTGTGTTCGCAGGTGCGTCGATGAACACGTATCTGACCAATGTCGTGGCTCGTTCCTGTGACCCGCTGGGCTACGACGGAACCGAGCTCATGATCGCCAACGACAAGGACTACCTGACCACCAGGATCTCGTACAAACTGGGCCTCACCGGGCCGAGCGTCAACGTGCAGACCGCCTGTTCGACGTCACTGGTCGCGGTGCATGTGGCCGTGCAGAGCCTTCTCACCGGTGAATGTGACATCGCCCTTGCAGGGGGAGTGTCGGTCATCGCCAACGACTATCCCGGCTACGTCTTCAGCGAAGGAATGATCCTCTCCCCGGACGGGCGGTGCCGACCGTTCGATGCCGACGGAGCAGGGACGACATTCGGTGACGGGGTGGGTCTCGTCGCTTTGAAGCGGCTGACCGAGGCGATCGAGGACGGCGATCAGATCCTCGCGGTGGTGAAGGGCTCGGCGATCAACAACGACGGCTCCGACAAGATCGGATACACCGCCCCGAGCATCGGCGGGCAACGGGCCGTGATCGCCGAAGCGCAGGCGGTGGCCGAGGTGGACGCCGGCACCATCACCTACGTCGAAGCCCACGGCACCGCCACAGCCCTGGGCGACCCCATCGAGTTCGCCGCGTTGAGCGAGGCCTTCGCCGACGGAGGTGCCCGGCCGGGCCAGTGCGCCTTGGGCTCGGTAAAGGCGAACATCGGGCACGTCGCCGCCGCGGCGGGAATCGCCGGCTTCATCAAGGCGGTGCTGGCGCTGCGGCACCGGGAGATCCCTGGGCACCCGGCGTTCACCCGGCCCAACCCC
This genomic stretch from Streptomyces sp. Go-475 harbors:
- a CDS encoding condensation domain-containing protein gives rise to the protein MTDDIQNWGIRKRLEATLRSRASQARTEYPLSYAQRPLVLLHRMNPDSASYNVGFTARFTGGFDSATFGSAVASLVGRHAALRTTFSGTDLQTVHGWLEPDVAELDARQWNQRQIEDAIRRAYLAPFDLSAGPLVRVRTYAVAPGEAVVLLAVHHVVCDFWSLGVMVAELEQLYLAEAERRPSQLPGGNVPYSDFVASQQELIQGEKGSRARAYWHAQLAGRLEPAEWPPCALGPDTDGGGSIVFPIAPELVDGVRALAKEEEATPYGVLLTVFQVLIGRYTGRHDVLVGSPFAGRTSPAMAECVGNFVNPVVLRADLSDAVAFREQLDRTRRTVIDALEHQDYPFELLVGELAPRRVDDRNPIFQTMFSYQKPSRYPALAGLYVADDGAAPVGWAGLTAVPFRLDQQDDQLELVLEVVHDGDRLVGLLKYRKSVFSAQAARQVAENYLALLRAALADPGRSVAELPMASDVTPGTSRRTATVRESAGAAPGSGTALRGIEQRITAIWRQVLGRERIGRDDNFFDLGGNSMLLVQVHEMLADETAGTPLKINELFRYPTVASLARRLGRTAAGAGPAPDRGRASSRRAQLAGGTARSARLRARERRQLDTDRGNDD